The proteins below come from a single Aegilops tauschii subsp. strangulata cultivar AL8/78 chromosome 6, Aet v6.0, whole genome shotgun sequence genomic window:
- the LOC109770276 gene encoding uncharacterized protein, which produces MDTNAGSFVAVRRLAGSDRAAGAVAFHHSSSAEVVTGSTAWIGRGLSCVCVQSRDSDARLSFDLTPVQEECLLRLQNRIEIQYDSSNIEHQEELKALWCASFPGTELRGLISEQWKEMGWQGKDPSTDFRGGGFISLENLLFFARNYPKSFQELLRKQNGDRAIWEYPFAVAGVNITFMLIQMLDLQAVKPRSLLGAVFLKLLSENDRAFDILYCITFKLMDQQWLDMHATYMDFNTVMKSTRRQLERELLIEDIQRVEDMPSYKLLAR; this is translated from the exons ATGGACACCAACGCCGGCTCCTTCGTCGCCGTCCGGCGGCTCGCTGGCTCCGACCGAGCGGCCGGCGCCGTCGCGTTCCATCACTCGTCCTCAG CGGAGGTCGTGACCGGGTCGACGGCGTGGATAGGGAGGGGGCTCTCCTGCGTCTGTGTGCAGAGTAGAGACAGCGACGCCCGCCTTTCTTTCGATTTGACTCCCGTTCAG GAAGAGTGCCTACTGAGGTTACAGAACCGGATAGAAATTCAGTATGATAGTTCAAACATAGAGCATCAG GAAGAACTGAAGGCCCTTTGGTGCGCCTCCTTTCCTGGAACTGAGCTTAGGGGCCTAATATCGGAACAATGGAAAGAGATGGGCTGGCAAGGGAAAGATCCATCCACGGATTTTAG AGGTGGAGGCTTTATCTCCTTGGAGAATTTATTATTCTTTGCCAGGAACTACCCG AAATCTTTTCAGGAACTTCTTCGTAAGCAGAATGGTGACCGTGCAATTTGGGAGTATCCATTTGCGGTAGCTGGTGTAAATATAACATTCATGCTCATTCAGATGCTTGATCTACAAGCAG TCAAACCAAGGTCATTGTTGGGAGCTGTTTTCCTAAAGCTACTTTCAG AAAATGATCGAGCCTTTGATATCCTGTACTGCATAACCTTCAAGCTGATGGATCAGCAATGGCTTGACATGCATGCTACTTACATGGACTTCAAT ACAGTCATGAAATCCACACGACGCCAGCTAGAAAGGGAGCTGTTGATTGAAGATATTCAGCGGGTTGAGGATATGCCATCGTACAAGCTTCTAGCCCGCTAG